In a genomic window of Pontibacter liquoris:
- a CDS encoding sugar phosphate nucleotidyltransferase: MIYSKRIEERIISPNATILDALKQMDVLDKKLLLIVSNEKFISIVSAGDIQRAIIKKIDLDTPISTILREHIRVASPDDTMHTIEKLMLSFRMEFCPVVNEDKDLLDVHFWEDIFKDAKPKPAFQFDLPVVVMAGGFGTRLKPLTNVVPKPLIPIGDGTMLEEIFSRFNSHGVNDFFLSVNYKASLIKFYLKELNLPYNIQFIKEDEPRGTAGSLSLLKGKIDRTFFVTNCDIIIDQDYSDILKYHRDNKNELTIIAALKHYQIPYGTLETGDNGELLEIREKPNQSVWINTGMYILEADLINEIPEKGFFHITELIGNLKKENRKIGVYPVSEGSWMDTGEWQEYDKTVKRLMDK; the protein is encoded by the coding sequence ATGATTTATTCAAAAAGAATTGAAGAGCGCATAATTTCGCCAAATGCAACTATACTGGATGCATTGAAACAAATGGACGTACTAGACAAGAAGCTTTTACTGATTGTCAGTAATGAAAAATTTATAAGCATTGTAAGTGCGGGCGATATACAAAGAGCGATCATCAAAAAGATAGATCTGGATACTCCGATATCAACTATACTGCGGGAGCACATTCGGGTAGCGTCTCCGGATGATACTATGCATACTATTGAGAAATTAATGCTTTCGTTTAGAATGGAGTTTTGCCCTGTTGTAAATGAAGATAAAGACTTATTAGACGTGCATTTTTGGGAAGACATTTTTAAAGATGCTAAACCTAAACCTGCTTTTCAATTCGATTTACCTGTAGTGGTAATGGCTGGTGGTTTTGGAACCAGGTTAAAACCATTAACTAATGTGGTGCCTAAGCCATTGATTCCGATTGGGGACGGTACCATGCTGGAAGAAATTTTCTCCAGGTTTAACAGTCATGGAGTAAATGATTTTTTCTTATCAGTAAACTATAAAGCATCGCTGATCAAGTTTTACCTGAAAGAGTTAAATCTTCCTTACAACATACAGTTTATCAAAGAAGATGAGCCAAGAGGCACGGCAGGTAGCTTGAGTTTGTTAAAAGGTAAGATAGATAGAACGTTTTTTGTTACAAATTGCGACATTATAATTGATCAGGATTACTCTGACATCTTAAAGTACCACAGAGATAATAAAAACGAGCTAACTATTATAGCAGCACTTAAACATTATCAGATACCATATGGTACGCTTGAGACAGGTGATAACGGAGAACTTCTGGAAATAAGAGAGAAGCCTAATCAATCAGTTTGGATCAATACCGGGATGTATATCTTAGAAGCTGATCTTATAAATGAGATACCTGAGAAAGGTTTCTTCCATATAACGGAACTGATTGGTAATCTTAAAAAAGAGAATCGTAAAATTGGTGTATACCCGGTGAGCGAAGGCTCCTGGATGGATACCGGCGAATGGCAGGAATACGATAAAACGGTTAAACGTTTAATGGATAAGTAA
- a CDS encoding lipopolysaccharide biosynthesis protein, protein MLQAKVKSGLKWNIINQVVTQLIFVWFGIYLARLLGPEAYGLVGMITIFSGFANLFVDFGFSSAIIYDQNLTVKKTSSVFWFNLAIGLFVYLLFFVLSPFIAEFYNEPKLIILTRVVTLSLIINSLAGIPNTLLSKNIDFKLKIVAAWIATFLSYGVAFYMAYNNWGVWSLVIQGIISSVINLIFVWRIAKWRPLFYFSWSEISGLFNYGSGIVGTNMLGYLTRNLDNLLIGKFLGNASLGIYTRSYNLMMLPISNVTSVFSKVLFPAFSVIQGDKEKIAFHYLKVIKFIALVTFPLMVGLFTVADEFVLLILGAKWRDAIPIIKMLSILGAAQSVLSLNGVIYNATGNAGKAFRVTLYLNIILIPAWILGLYLGELEGLVFAYLLIGTIGAIPILNVAINIINLSLLDIWKQLYKIILGCLLIILIGLLVNSFNLNLELSLLSKIVLSIPIYALTIFFLERDLLKEIIKVIKPNKA, encoded by the coding sequence ATGCTACAAGCTAAGGTTAAAAGCGGCCTAAAATGGAATATAATTAACCAGGTAGTAACCCAACTTATCTTCGTTTGGTTTGGGATCTATTTAGCAAGGTTACTGGGGCCGGAAGCTTATGGGTTAGTAGGTATGATAACTATTTTCTCAGGCTTTGCTAACTTATTTGTTGATTTTGGATTCAGCTCTGCTATCATTTATGATCAAAACTTAACCGTTAAAAAAACATCCAGTGTTTTCTGGTTTAACCTGGCTATCGGTTTGTTTGTGTACCTCTTATTTTTTGTGCTTTCACCGTTTATCGCGGAATTTTATAATGAACCAAAATTAATAATCCTGACCCGTGTAGTTACTTTAAGTTTAATAATCAATTCTCTTGCCGGAATACCTAATACCCTCTTAAGTAAAAACATAGATTTTAAGCTTAAGATTGTTGCTGCTTGGATAGCTACTTTCCTAAGTTATGGAGTTGCTTTTTATATGGCCTATAATAATTGGGGAGTTTGGAGCCTGGTAATTCAGGGTATTATTTCTTCTGTTATTAACCTGATATTTGTGTGGAGAATAGCTAAATGGAGACCTCTGTTTTACTTTTCGTGGAGCGAGATAAGTGGATTATTTAATTATGGTTCCGGAATAGTTGGAACAAATATGCTTGGTTACTTAACACGTAACTTAGACAATTTGCTGATCGGTAAATTTTTAGGAAATGCTTCGCTAGGTATTTATACCAGGAGCTATAATCTAATGATGTTGCCTATATCAAATGTTACCAGTGTTTTTAGTAAAGTGCTGTTTCCTGCATTCTCCGTTATTCAGGGTGATAAAGAGAAGATTGCATTTCATTACTTAAAGGTTATTAAGTTCATTGCACTAGTCACATTTCCTTTAATGGTAGGTCTGTTTACTGTAGCCGATGAATTTGTACTGCTGATTTTAGGAGCTAAATGGAGAGATGCAATTCCCATTATTAAGATGCTTAGTATTTTGGGCGCGGCTCAATCTGTACTTTCTTTAAATGGAGTAATTTATAATGCTACAGGTAATGCTGGTAAGGCTTTCAGAGTTACTCTATACTTAAACATTATTCTGATTCCTGCTTGGATCTTAGGGCTATACTTAGGAGAATTGGAAGGTTTAGTATTTGCATATTTATTAATTGGTACTATAGGTGCAATACCAATTTTAAATGTAGCAATCAACATTATAAACTTAAGTTTATTAGATATTTGGAAGCAGTTGTATAAGATAATTTTAGGCTGCCTCTTAATTATACTTATAGGTTTATTAGTTAATAGTTTTAATCTGAATCTAGAATTAAGTCTGCTATCTAAAATAGTACTAAGCATTCCCATATATGCTTTAACGATATTCTTTTTAGAAAGGGATTTATTGAAAGAAATAATTAAGGTAATAAAGCCTAATAAAGCCTAA
- the wecB gene encoding non-hydrolyzing UDP-N-acetylglucosamine 2-epimerase → MKITLIAGARPNFMKIAPIIHAILKAKSNGAPISYRLVHTGQHYDQKMSDTFFEELQIPQPDINLEAGGGTQAEQTGAIMVAFEKELMNHPADLVLVVGDVTSTLACSIVAKKLNTKVAHVEAGIRSFDISMPEEINRLVTDSITDYFFTTSEIANTNLLKAGVDEAQIHFVGNVMIDTLLVNQSKFKAPEFYQRLDLKDKNYIVLTLHRPANVDEGEKLKELIQEIVDGVQGLPIIFPIHPRTAKIFTSLGISAPNLNIVDPLGYLEFNYLVKNAKAVITDSGGITEETTVLGVPCLTLRDNTERPETITIGTNELVGTDPKNINGYLTKLFNGDWKEGGIPALWDGNSAERIVTQILKAFNE, encoded by the coding sequence GTGAAAATAACACTTATTGCAGGAGCGAGACCAAATTTCATGAAAATTGCTCCTATAATCCATGCCATATTAAAAGCTAAGAGTAATGGGGCACCAATCTCTTATAGGTTAGTACATACAGGGCAGCATTATGATCAAAAGATGTCCGATACCTTTTTTGAGGAACTTCAGATACCCCAACCCGACATAAATTTAGAAGCAGGAGGTGGGACACAAGCAGAACAGACTGGTGCCATAATGGTAGCCTTTGAAAAAGAGCTAATGAACCATCCTGCTGATTTGGTGTTAGTTGTAGGTGATGTTACTTCTACTTTGGCGTGCTCGATTGTAGCTAAGAAGCTGAATACAAAAGTAGCACATGTTGAAGCAGGAATCAGGTCGTTTGATATTAGTATGCCTGAGGAGATTAACCGTTTGGTTACTGATAGTATTACAGATTACTTTTTTACAACCAGTGAAATAGCAAATACCAATTTATTAAAAGCTGGAGTAGACGAAGCCCAGATACATTTTGTTGGGAATGTGATGATTGATACGCTGTTGGTCAATCAAAGTAAATTTAAAGCTCCTGAGTTTTATCAGAGATTGGATTTGAAGGATAAGAACTATATCGTTCTTACGCTACATCGTCCAGCTAATGTAGATGAAGGTGAAAAATTAAAGGAACTGATCCAGGAAATTGTGGATGGTGTACAGGGGCTGCCAATAATTTTCCCAATTCATCCAAGAACGGCTAAAATCTTCACTAGTTTAGGTATAAGTGCGCCAAATTTAAATATAGTTGATCCCTTAGGATATCTGGAGTTTAATTATCTGGTAAAAAATGCAAAGGCAGTAATTACAGATTCGGGAGGTATTACAGAGGAAACTACTGTACTAGGTGTTCCTTGTTTGACATTACGAGATAACACAGAGAGGCCAGAAACGATAACTATAGGAACAAACGAGTTAGTTGGAACAGACCCAAAGAACATAAATGGTTATTTAACTAAATTGTTTAACGGGGATTGGAAAGAAGGCGGCATACCTGCTTTATGGGATGGTAATTCTGCAGAGAGAATTGTAACACAAATACTTAAAGCATTTAATGAATAA
- a CDS encoding NAD-dependent 4,6-dehydratase LegB: MAELKGKRVLVTGADGFIGSHLVERLLEEGCIVKAFVYYNSFNSWGWLDNFSKEKLSQLEIFSGDIRDPNGVRTAMKDIDVVFHLAALIAIPFSYHSPDSYIDTNVKGTLNIVQAAKDLGVERVLVTSTSEVYGTAQYIPIDEKHPRQPQSPYSASKIGADCIAESFYRSFNLPLTIVRPFNTYGPRQSARAVIPTIITQLLQGKTEIKLGDLTPTRDLLFVKDTANGFVEIAKSDSLIGEDCNIATESEITVGDLAQSLINQINPEARIIQDDIRLRPEKSEVFRLYGANSKIKSHTNWEMKYSLQEGLAETIEWFRNKENLRQYKADIYNI, from the coding sequence ATGGCTGAATTAAAAGGTAAAAGAGTACTTGTAACCGGAGCTGATGGTTTTATTGGAAGTCATTTGGTGGAACGTCTTTTAGAGGAAGGATGTATCGTCAAAGCCTTTGTATACTATAATTCCTTCAATAGTTGGGGTTGGTTAGATAACTTTTCTAAAGAAAAACTCTCACAACTAGAGATATTCTCTGGCGATATAAGGGATCCGAATGGTGTACGTACTGCTATGAAGGATATAGATGTAGTCTTTCACCTGGCAGCACTGATAGCTATACCTTTCAGTTATCACTCTCCGGATAGTTATATTGATACCAATGTAAAAGGTACTTTAAATATCGTTCAGGCAGCAAAAGATCTGGGTGTAGAGAGAGTGTTGGTAACATCCACTTCAGAAGTATATGGCACCGCACAGTACATTCCAATAGATGAGAAGCACCCGCGTCAGCCACAATCTCCTTATTCAGCTTCAAAGATTGGTGCAGACTGCATCGCAGAATCCTTCTACAGGAGCTTCAACTTGCCACTTACTATAGTACGACCATTCAATACATATGGTCCTCGGCAATCAGCCAGAGCCGTTATACCTACTATTATCACACAGTTGCTGCAGGGTAAAACTGAAATAAAATTAGGAGATCTGACTCCTACGCGCGACCTGCTTTTTGTAAAGGATACTGCGAATGGTTTTGTAGAAATTGCAAAGTCAGATAGCCTTATAGGTGAAGATTGTAACATCGCAACCGAGTCTGAGATAACAGTTGGAGATCTTGCTCAGAGCCTGATCAACCAGATCAATCCAGAGGCAAGAATAATTCAGGATGATATTCGTTTAAGGCCTGAGAAAAGCGAAGTGTTCCGTTTATATGGAGCCAACAGTAAGATCAAGAGCCATACAAATTGGGAGATGAAGTATTCGCTACAGGAGGGACTTGCGGAAACAATTGAGTGGTTCCGAAACAAAGAGAACCTGCGACAATACAAGGCTGATATTTATAATATATAG
- a CDS encoding acetyltransferase, translating into MGSIILLGYSGHAYVVADAIKKLGLDLIGYCDRSEAKFNPFYLKYLGDEKDENTLTQIKAYDASFFIGIGDNVIREKLTEYLTERKLNNTSIIHPSAIVAGYAAIGNGSFISAGAMINPMAQIGKGVIVNTGAIVEHECNIGDYAHIAPGAVLAGNVMVGKSSFIGANAVVKQGVKIEDSVIIGAGTVVINDVAANQTWVGNPARRIK; encoded by the coding sequence ATGGGGAGCATTATACTATTAGGTTATTCTGGGCATGCATATGTAGTAGCAGATGCAATTAAGAAACTAGGTTTAGATTTAATAGGATATTGTGATAGATCAGAAGCTAAATTCAACCCATTTTATTTAAAATACTTAGGGGATGAAAAAGATGAGAATACTCTAACACAAATAAAGGCCTACGATGCTAGTTTTTTTATAGGTATAGGAGATAATGTAATCAGGGAAAAACTGACTGAATACCTGACAGAGAGAAAACTTAATAATACTTCAATCATACATCCCTCCGCAATAGTTGCAGGTTACGCCGCAATAGGTAATGGTAGTTTTATTTCTGCAGGCGCAATGATAAATCCTATGGCTCAGATTGGGAAAGGTGTTATTGTAAATACCGGAGCCATTGTGGAACATGAATGTAATATTGGTGATTACGCTCATATTGCGCCAGGAGCTGTATTAGCAGGTAACGTTATGGTGGGTAAAAGTAGCTTTATTGGAGCGAATGCAGTGGTTAAGCAGGGCGTTAAGATTGAAGATAGTGTAATTATAGGTGCTGGAACAGTTGTTATAAATGATGTTGCAGCTAATCAGACATGGGTCGGAAATCCTGCAAGGCGCATTAAATAG
- a CDS encoding SDR family oxidoreductase: MYETPYHTENLSQYSFLVTGGAGFIGSNIVEYLLKYGAGKVRVLDNFSTGSHANIEAFKANPAFELLEGDIRDLEICRKALEGIDYLSHQAALGSVPRSINDPITSNEVNVSGFLNMLVSARDAGIKRMVYAASSSTYGDHPGLPKVENEIGNPLSPYAVTKYVNELYASVFSKTYDFHTIGLRYFNVFGPRQNPKGPYAAAIPLFIESALNGEAPFINGDGETSRDFTFVENAVQANIKAMLSSVITKHDVVNIAFGERTTLNQLWNKINEIAGVSIPAEYREERKGDVRHSLADIGKANRVLGYKPLFSVLDGLDLAFNWYKANSATNFINR, translated from the coding sequence GTGTACGAAACACCATACCATACCGAAAACCTTAGCCAATACAGCTTCCTTGTAACTGGGGGTGCAGGTTTTATAGGCTCTAACATTGTAGAATACCTGCTGAAGTATGGTGCAGGCAAAGTGCGGGTGCTGGATAATTTCTCGACGGGGTCACATGCGAATATAGAAGCTTTTAAAGCGAATCCTGCTTTTGAACTGCTGGAGGGGGATATACGGGATCTGGAGATATGCCGCAAAGCATTGGAAGGAATAGATTATCTTTCACACCAGGCAGCGCTGGGTTCGGTGCCGCGTTCCATTAATGATCCCATTACCAGCAATGAGGTAAACGTAAGTGGATTCCTGAATATGTTGGTATCGGCACGCGATGCGGGTATTAAGCGCATGGTATATGCTGCCAGTTCCAGTACCTATGGCGACCACCCTGGCCTGCCTAAAGTGGAAAACGAAATTGGGAATCCCCTCTCTCCTTATGCGGTTACGAAATATGTGAATGAGCTATACGCAAGCGTATTCTCTAAAACCTACGACTTTCATACGATTGGCCTGCGCTACTTTAACGTATTCGGGCCAAGACAAAACCCGAAAGGGCCTTATGCAGCAGCTATCCCTTTATTTATAGAATCTGCATTGAATGGAGAAGCACCTTTTATAAATGGTGACGGCGAAACCAGCCGGGACTTTACATTTGTTGAAAATGCTGTGCAGGCAAATATAAAGGCAATGCTAAGTTCGGTTATCACAAAGCATGACGTAGTCAATATAGCTTTTGGTGAGCGCACAACTTTAAATCAGCTTTGGAATAAAATTAATGAAATTGCCGGAGTATCTATACCTGCTGAGTACCGGGAAGAAAGAAAAGGCGATGTTCGGCATAGTCTTGCAGATATAGGGAAAGCGAATAGAGTATTGGGTTACAAACCCTTATTTTCTGTTTTAGATGGGTTAGATTTAGCATTTAACTGGTACAAGGCAAATAGTGCCACAAATTTTATTAATAGATAG
- a CDS encoding LegC family aminotransferase has protein sequence MGQTTKYSHILNHIKSLFPNQDFIPLHEPRFVGNEKRYVADAIDSTFVSSVGAYVNRFEEMMQDITGAKYAIATVNGTAALHMALIVAGVTQGDEVLSQDLTFIATANAISYIGAKPVFLDVDRKTLGLSAEKLEAFLKEFGQKAEGATFNKKTGNRIAACVPMHSFGFPCEVDRIAAICQEWNIPLVEDAAESLGSYYKGKHTGGFGLLGTFSFNGNKTVTCGGGGAIVTNDERIAKLAKHLTTQAKTPHAWEFNHDYIGYNYRMPNLNAALACAQLEQLNAFVENKRELAENYTKFFKGVEGVEYIIEEPDAKANYWLNAVLLNDRKERDAFLTELNANGVMSRPVWTLMHKLPMFQDCQLGDLSISNWLEERLVNIPSSVRI, from the coding sequence ATGGGGCAGACTACTAAGTATAGCCACATCTTAAACCATATAAAATCTCTTTTCCCTAATCAGGATTTTATTCCCTTACATGAGCCCCGGTTCGTTGGAAATGAGAAGAGATATGTAGCAGATGCCATCGACTCAACTTTCGTTTCATCAGTGGGTGCTTATGTAAACCGCTTTGAGGAGATGATGCAGGATATTACAGGAGCTAAGTATGCTATTGCTACTGTTAATGGTACTGCAGCCCTGCATATGGCACTTATTGTTGCTGGTGTTACGCAAGGTGATGAAGTGCTCTCACAGGACCTTACCTTCATTGCTACTGCCAATGCCATAAGTTACATTGGTGCAAAACCTGTTTTTCTGGACGTTGATAGGAAAACACTTGGCCTAAGTGCTGAAAAACTGGAGGCATTCTTAAAGGAGTTTGGACAGAAAGCAGAGGGGGCTACTTTTAATAAGAAAACTGGTAATCGGATCGCTGCTTGTGTTCCGATGCATAGCTTTGGTTTTCCTTGTGAGGTAGATCGCATTGCTGCCATCTGCCAGGAGTGGAATATACCATTGGTGGAAGATGCTGCTGAGTCATTAGGGAGTTACTATAAGGGAAAACATACAGGAGGTTTTGGGTTGCTTGGCACTTTTAGTTTTAATGGGAATAAGACTGTTACCTGCGGCGGAGGCGGTGCCATTGTAACGAATGATGAGCGTATTGCAAAGCTAGCGAAGCACCTGACAACACAGGCTAAAACACCTCATGCCTGGGAGTTTAACCACGATTATATCGGGTATAATTACCGCATGCCAAACCTTAATGCTGCTTTGGCCTGCGCGCAACTGGAGCAATTAAATGCTTTTGTGGAAAATAAACGAGAACTGGCTGAAAACTATACAAAATTCTTTAAAGGGGTAGAAGGAGTAGAATATATAATAGAAGAGCCGGATGCCAAAGCAAACTATTGGCTTAACGCAGTTCTATTAAACGATAGGAAAGAGCGTGACGCCTTTTTAACAGAACTGAATGCTAATGGAGTAATGTCCAGGCCCGTATGGACTTTAATGCATAAGTTACCAATGTTCCAAGATTGCCAGCTAGGTGATTTATCAATAAGTAATTGGTTAGAAGAGAGACTTGTGAATATACCTAGCAGTGTCAGGATATAA
- a CDS encoding glycosyltransferase — MRILFIFNLAVTNPLFLELVHRLQHEGHSVRVYDFISSKTYDPVTGYTTFINSYWWAKWVLKIKYIRRFFIPYINKKCISKEFKHGDIVNVHYVHKEYAFYAKQIKQQGCRLVTTFWGSDYLRASDQQKKAYQKLLKYSDSITMVEGVKRIFENEFPEYKHKTQSTFFGLKLLDLINSVTERDIAEFKTKYNIPLSKRIISIGYNASPLQQHLKLIEAIGNLKSEIKEDVHVFVPLTYGGDTEYKNRLRLELDNVGVTYTVFESKLEEKELALLRCASDIDINIQVSDAFSASLSESIAAGKLLVVGDWLPYDLYDLWEVKLVRTSEGKLPENIKAALSQYDNWEEIGKRNSNVIFNKLSWTACLQTWEKVYKT, encoded by the coding sequence TTGAGAATCCTATTCATATTCAACCTTGCCGTAACAAATCCTTTATTTCTGGAACTGGTGCATCGTTTACAGCATGAAGGTCATAGCGTGCGTGTTTATGATTTTATTAGTTCAAAAACTTATGATCCGGTTACAGGATATACAACATTTATAAATTCTTACTGGTGGGCAAAATGGGTTCTAAAGATCAAATACATTAGAAGATTCTTTATCCCCTATATCAACAAAAAATGTATTAGCAAAGAATTTAAGCATGGTGATATTGTGAATGTACATTATGTTCACAAAGAATATGCATTTTATGCAAAGCAAATTAAGCAACAGGGATGTCGCTTAGTAACAACTTTCTGGGGATCAGATTATTTAAGAGCATCAGATCAACAAAAGAAGGCTTATCAAAAACTATTAAAGTATAGTGATTCCATAACAATGGTTGAAGGTGTTAAAAGAATCTTCGAAAACGAATTTCCTGAATACAAGCATAAGACGCAATCAACCTTCTTTGGCTTAAAATTACTGGATCTAATAAATAGTGTAACAGAAAGAGATATAGCTGAATTTAAAACAAAGTATAATATTCCGCTTTCAAAAAGAATAATAAGTATAGGGTATAATGCAAGTCCATTGCAACAGCATCTTAAATTGATTGAAGCTATCGGTAACTTAAAAAGCGAGATAAAAGAAGATGTACATGTATTTGTACCACTTACTTATGGTGGAGATACTGAATACAAGAATAGATTAAGGCTTGAGCTTGATAATGTCGGTGTGACATATACTGTTTTTGAAAGTAAATTAGAAGAGAAAGAATTAGCACTTCTAAGATGCGCGTCGGATATAGACATTAATATTCAAGTTTCAGATGCATTTTCAGCTTCCTTATCTGAATCGATAGCAGCTGGAAAATTGCTAGTTGTGGGCGATTGGCTCCCTTATGATTTATATGATTTGTGGGAAGTGAAACTTGTTAGAACCAGTGAAGGCAAACTACCTGAGAACATAAAGGCTGCTTTAAGCCAATATGATAATTGGGAAGAGATAGGAAAGAGAAACAGTAATGTGATTTTTAATAAACTTAGTTGGACAGCCTGCTTACAAACCTGGGAGAAGGTATACAAAACTTGA